In Gopherus flavomarginatus isolate rGopFla2 chromosome 1, rGopFla2.mat.asm, whole genome shotgun sequence, a single genomic region encodes these proteins:
- the MTERF2 gene encoding transcription termination factor 2, mitochondrial → MLRGIANSATHMFTFSLTRSQHCKPLLTLSSLWKNIKDASFLQHFSYTTDIKSKVENKRTVENLYRLAVDIKKIRRLKEWVLFQDAAYVKETANTLREMGADKTAIANILERCPEAILRTPAEINSQRDLWQSVCQNEKQLVKLIEQFPESFFTVEHHENQKSNVQFFQELGLKNNIISRFFTSAPDIFYKPVEKNKHIVETLQRMYLNLGGSNANMKIWLLKLLSQNPFILLNSSTAVQENLEFLQKKDFTDSEVLQLLSRLKGFIFNLSPDTMQRSMFFSKDVFKCSDQELKELVLKCPALLYNSVLVLEERLRGLLKEGISVDQIKETPMVLELTTQIVQYRIKKLAALGYNIKNGNLENLKGTKRDFEATYCRIQAKRERPMFNPVAPLD, encoded by the coding sequence ATGTTGAGAGGAATTGCTAATAGTGCAACACACATGTTTACATTTTCGTTGACTAGATCTCAGCACTGCAAACCATTGTTGACTCTCTCATCCCTGTGGAAAAACATAAAAGATGCAAGCTTTTTACAGCATTTCAGTTatacaactgatataaaatcgaAAGTGGAGAACAAAAGAACTGTGGAGAATCTCTACAGATTAGCCGTTGATATTAAAAAAATTCGGAGACTAAAGGAGTGGGTCCTCTTTCAGGATGCAGCCTATGTTAAAGAAACTGCTAACACTTTACGTGAAATGGGAGCTGATAAGACTGCCATAGCAAATATTTTGGAACGTTGCCCAGAGGCAATCCTCCGTACCCCAGCAGAGATAAACTCTCAAAGAGATCTGTGGCAATCAGTATGCCAGAATGAAAAACAACTGGTCAAATTAATAGAACAATTTCCAGAGTCTTTTTTTACTGTTGAACATCATGAGAACCAGAAATCGAATGTTCAATTCTTTCAAGAGTTGGGACTGAAGAATAATATAATCAGCAGGTTCTTCACAAGTGCACCCGATATTTTTTACAAGCCtgttgagaaaaacaaacatatagTAGAGACATTACAGAGAATGTATCTAAATTTAGGTGGTTCTAATGCCAATATGAAGATCTGGCTTCTGAAATTATTGAGTCAAAACCCATTTATTTTGTTAAATAGCTCCACAGCAGTTCAGGAGAACTTGGAGTTTCTCCAGAAGAAAGATTTCACTGATTCTGAAGTTCTGCAGCTGCTATCTAGGcttaaaggttttatttttaatcttagTCCTGACACTATGCAGAGGAGCATGTTTTTTTCCAAAGATGTTTTTAAGTGCAGTGATCAAGAATTAAAAGAGCTCGTGTTGAAATGCCCTGCTCTCCTCTACAATTCTGTTCTAGTTCTGGAAGAAAGACTCAGGGGACTGTTGAAGGAAGGAATTTCTGTAGATCAGATTAAAGAGACGCCAATGGTGCTGGAGTTGACAACCCAAATTGTGCAGTACAGAATTAAAAAGTTAGCTGCTTTAGGATacaatataaaaaatggaaatctAGAAAATTTGAAGGGAACAAAGAGAGATTTTGAAGCCACTTATTGTAGGATacaagcaaagagagagagaccaatgTTTAATCCTGTTGCTCCTTTAGATTAA